The sequence GGCGCGTGTCCGCATCCACCAGCTCCCGCAGCTGGGCAAACAGCGGTGCCGCATCGGTGTAGCGCTTGCCGTAGCCCAGGTTGAAGCCGTAGTCAAAATCCGGCGGATTGCGCCCCTGGTTGTGCTGAAGAATGGTCTCCAGCTTATCCAACGCCTTGACGGCCTGGGCCTCGGGGCTGGTGGCGTCTTCATACTCCTGCCACAGCGCCAGGATGGCAGCCTGGCCGCTGGCATCCAGGCTGCGGGTGAGCTGCTGCAGATCGCGCTTTTCCTGGGCGCTCTTGTCCGGGTGTTGGGCCTTGTGGATGGCGGGAATATCACCACCAATGGCCTCGCCCAGGTCGTGAATCACACACAATTTAAGCAGCTTGAGCATGTCCAGGCCCGCCAGCTCGCGCTCAAAAGCCATGGCCATCAGGCACAGCCGCCAGCTGTGTTCGGCCGTGCTTTCGGCACGCCCGC comes from Comamonas sp. GB3 AK4-5 and encodes:
- a CDS encoding HD domain-containing protein — protein: MSSSHLCGTLEFLREAERLKSVLRSAHTSSGRAESTAEHSWRLCLMAMAFERELAGLDMLKLLKLCVIHDLGEAIGGDIPAIHKAQHPDKSAQEKRDLQQLTRSLDASGQAAILALWQEYEDATSPEAQAVKALDKLETILQHNQGRNPPDFDYGFNLGYGKRYTDAAPLFAQLRELVDADTRQRMEKADTHTKT